The proteins below are encoded in one region of Aquisphaera giovannonii:
- a CDS encoding hybrid sensor histidine kinase/response regulator: MAARPDEFVAQAREHLATLEQALLSLEKGGADADPREQADRCLRAVHSIKGDAGFLGYTAIRTLADAMESALEVVRDRVERPRAPAVERLIAAGDRLATLVDDPENSNSADLGGILTRLEQVRRPAPDAADSWAIDLREAARPRSGRLAEYLATLAHLGTVVAPVLVADVGDLREGLPAGPLRLEFRLGSNVPREEIRRVLGLADESTPREPHAAVSLQIDLDEWSRGRGLTLGPLLAELAGVGPAEAAGLEIGPADLAAGLGRGPVRWHGRLRTALGEAEVRRRLGLGAEAREPGRAQPGPAPPAAPRQPTTGGRVPAPEADRSASLRINVELLDRLMTLAGELTLVRNQSLLAFEREDDRVRPIVQRLDAVTSAIQETVLRARMQPIGNIFGRFPRVVRDLARQLGKRVEVAVVGREVELDKTILEQLSDPLTHLVRNSVDHGIEPPADRIAAGKPEVGRIELTAAHEEGQIRIEIRDDGRGIDPQAVRAKAMAMRLRSEAELDRMSRRDLLSLILLPGFSTARSVSELSGRGVGMDVVKTNIEQLEGTLTIDSRPGLGTAMILRLPLTLAIIPCLMVAAGGEPYAIPQRDLEEAICLHPGLKGRVELAFDSEVYRLRGRLLPVVRLADVLGRPRPFAGGAGAEVAARHDEGPDPRRVAYILVLRSAGRRYGLVVDEIRGTEEVVVKPMHPSIKRVRIFSGATIMGDGRVALIADAAGILEHARPGFEPTRPAATARRGEGGAPPAHRVLLFEYGPSEQFALPLLEIRRVEMAGLDRIERVGEDEFVAVDGLPTRLLRLDQVIAASSPGSPPPGPAPRAALILPKSSPRAVAILATRIVDTESLAVDLQPHPECDRGVIGSAIVRGRMTLFLDMQGLVRRLLAAFEPRGPRPASEGRPPGRVLVVDDTPFFLELIRRRLESEGHRVETAANGEQASALLTAGGAYDLIISDIEMPVMDGWEFAREVRRRGLKIPMLALTSLSGPAYEARARECGYDAYEVKLDQDRLIRAVAGLLAAKEAHA, translated from the coding sequence ATGGCGGCACGCCCGGACGAGTTCGTGGCCCAGGCCAGGGAGCATCTGGCGACCCTGGAGCAGGCCCTCCTGTCGTTGGAGAAGGGCGGCGCGGATGCCGACCCCCGCGAGCAGGCCGACCGCTGCCTGAGGGCGGTGCACTCGATCAAGGGGGATGCGGGATTCCTCGGCTACACGGCGATCCGCACCCTCGCCGACGCCATGGAGTCGGCCCTCGAGGTGGTCCGGGATCGCGTCGAGCGCCCGCGAGCCCCGGCGGTCGAGCGCCTGATCGCCGCGGGCGACCGCCTGGCCACGCTCGTGGACGACCCTGAGAACAGCAACTCCGCCGACCTGGGGGGGATCCTCACGCGGCTGGAACAGGTCCGACGCCCCGCGCCGGATGCCGCGGATTCCTGGGCGATCGACCTGCGCGAGGCGGCCCGCCCGCGATCCGGTCGCCTGGCCGAATACCTCGCGACGCTCGCTCACCTCGGCACGGTCGTCGCGCCCGTGCTGGTCGCCGATGTCGGGGACCTCCGCGAGGGGCTCCCTGCCGGGCCGCTGCGATTGGAGTTCAGGCTCGGCTCGAACGTGCCGCGGGAAGAGATCCGTCGTGTGCTCGGCCTGGCGGACGAATCGACGCCCCGCGAGCCGCACGCGGCCGTGTCGCTCCAGATCGACCTGGACGAATGGTCGCGCGGCCGGGGCCTCACGCTCGGCCCCCTCCTGGCCGAGCTTGCGGGCGTGGGGCCCGCGGAGGCCGCCGGCCTGGAGATCGGCCCGGCGGACCTGGCCGCCGGCCTGGGCCGCGGCCCGGTCCGCTGGCACGGCAGGCTCCGCACGGCGCTCGGGGAAGCGGAGGTCCGGCGACGGCTCGGATTGGGCGCGGAGGCCCGCGAGCCGGGTCGGGCGCAGCCGGGGCCGGCGCCACCGGCCGCGCCTCGGCAGCCGACGACGGGCGGCCGCGTCCCGGCGCCGGAGGCCGACCGTTCGGCCTCGCTGCGAATCAACGTGGAGCTGCTCGACCGGCTCATGACGCTGGCCGGCGAGCTGACGCTGGTCCGCAACCAGTCGCTCCTGGCGTTCGAGCGGGAGGACGACCGGGTGCGCCCCATCGTGCAGCGTCTCGATGCCGTCACCTCGGCGATCCAGGAGACCGTGCTGCGGGCCCGCATGCAGCCGATCGGGAACATCTTCGGCAGGTTCCCCAGGGTGGTCCGGGACCTCGCCCGGCAGCTCGGGAAGCGGGTCGAGGTCGCGGTGGTCGGCCGGGAGGTGGAGCTCGACAAGACGATCCTCGAGCAACTGTCCGACCCCCTCACGCACCTGGTCCGCAACAGCGTCGACCACGGCATCGAGCCGCCCGCCGATCGGATCGCCGCGGGGAAGCCGGAGGTCGGCCGGATCGAGCTCACGGCCGCGCACGAGGAGGGCCAGATCCGGATCGAGATCCGGGACGACGGGCGCGGCATCGACCCTCAAGCCGTGCGCGCGAAGGCGATGGCCATGCGGCTGCGGTCCGAGGCCGAGCTCGACCGGATGTCCCGCCGCGACCTGCTCTCGCTCATCCTCCTGCCGGGCTTCTCCACCGCCCGGTCGGTCTCCGAGTTGTCCGGCCGCGGCGTCGGCATGGACGTGGTCAAGACGAACATCGAGCAGCTCGAGGGGACGCTGACCATCGACTCCCGGCCGGGCCTCGGCACCGCGATGATCCTCCGCCTGCCGCTGACGCTCGCCATCATCCCCTGCCTCATGGTCGCGGCCGGGGGCGAGCCGTATGCCATACCCCAGCGGGACCTGGAGGAGGCGATCTGCCTGCACCCCGGGCTGAAGGGGCGGGTCGAGCTGGCGTTCGACTCCGAGGTCTACCGATTGCGAGGCCGCCTGCTGCCGGTCGTCCGCCTCGCCGACGTGCTGGGCCGGCCTCGCCCGTTCGCGGGGGGGGCGGGGGCGGAGGTGGCGGCGAGGCACGACGAGGGCCCCGACCCGCGGCGGGTCGCCTACATCCTCGTCCTGCGGTCCGCCGGCCGCCGCTACGGGCTGGTGGTGGACGAGATCCGGGGCACGGAAGAGGTCGTCGTCAAGCCGATGCACCCGTCGATCAAGCGGGTCCGGATCTTCTCCGGCGCGACGATCATGGGCGACGGCCGCGTCGCGCTCATCGCGGACGCGGCCGGGATCCTGGAGCATGCCCGGCCGGGCTTCGAACCGACGAGGCCGGCCGCGACGGCCCGCCGGGGCGAGGGGGGGGCCCCCCCGGCCCACCGGGTCCTGCTGTTCGAGTACGGCCCGAGCGAGCAATTCGCGCTGCCGCTCCTCGAGATCCGTCGCGTGGAGATGGCCGGGCTCGACCGGATCGAGCGCGTCGGGGAGGACGAGTTCGTGGCGGTCGATGGCCTGCCGACGCGCCTCCTGCGGCTCGACCAGGTGATCGCCGCCTCGTCCCCGGGCTCCCCGCCCCCGGGGCCCGCCCCCCGGGCGGCGTTGATCCTGCCGAAGTCCTCCCCCCGGGCGGTGGCCATCCTCGCCACGAGGATCGTGGACACGGAATCGCTCGCGGTCGACCTGCAACCCCACCCGGAGTGCGACCGGGGGGTCATCGGCTCCGCCATCGTCCGCGGGCGGATGACGCTCTTCCTGGACATGCAGGGACTGGTGCGCCGGCTCCTCGCCGCCTTCGAACCGCGAGGCCCGCGCCCGGCATCCGAGGGGCGGCCCCCCGGGCGGGTGCTCGTGGTCGACGACACGCCGTTCTTCCTGGAGCTCATCCGACGCCGCCTGGAATCGGAAGGCCATCGCGTCGAGACGGCCGCGAACGGGGAGCAGGCGTCGGCCCTGCTGACCGCGGGCGGGGCCTACGACCTGATCATCTCGGACATCGAGATGCCCGTCATGGACGGCTGGGAGTTCGCCCGGGAGGTGCGTCGGCGTGGCCTCAAGATCCCGATGCTCGCGCTCACGTCATTGAGCGGGCCCGCCTACGAGGCCAGGGCGAGGGAATGCGGCTACGACGCCTACGAGGTCAAGCTCGACCAGGACCGCCTGATCCGGGCCGTCGCCGGGTTGCTCGCGGCGAAGGAGGCCCACGCATGA
- a CDS encoding STAS domain-containing protein, with product MSSGSGLEDLSLMELFRSEVEAHSEALSAALLALERSPEDISRLDAMMRAAHSIKGAARVVGVDAMVGVSHAMEDCFVAAQRGRLTLSPAGIDVLLRGVDLMGKIAAASKDPQVDLMGRFDGPARGLVAELESLLAGGGRIGDRPGPATTPAPAPAGRSPASPGALRGADAPSPATIVAPELLDEAAAERLRRQYLDAQERGCDPIRLDLRSTRDLDVQGLALLAAMPRHAAQLGRPRLQLAGVSDEMETVLGVTGLGGSYEAQAGSAREGG from the coding sequence ATGAGCAGCGGAAGCGGCCTCGAGGATCTCTCGCTGATGGAGCTCTTCCGGTCCGAGGTGGAGGCGCATTCGGAGGCGCTCTCCGCCGCCCTGCTCGCGCTCGAGAGGTCGCCCGAAGATATCTCGCGGCTCGACGCGATGATGCGCGCGGCCCACTCGATCAAGGGGGCGGCGCGGGTCGTGGGCGTCGACGCGATGGTGGGCGTCTCCCACGCGATGGAAGACTGCTTCGTCGCGGCCCAGCGGGGCCGGCTCACCCTCTCGCCGGCGGGGATCGACGTCCTGCTGCGAGGCGTGGACCTGATGGGGAAGATCGCGGCGGCGAGCAAGGATCCCCAGGTCGACCTAATGGGCCGATTCGACGGCCCCGCGCGGGGCCTCGTCGCGGAGCTGGAATCGCTGCTCGCCGGCGGAGGCCGGATCGGCGATCGGCCGGGGCCGGCCACCACGCCGGCCCCGGCCCCCGCCGGCCGCAGCCCGGCATCCCCCGGTGCCCTCCGGGGGGCGGACGCGCCCAGCCCGGCGACGATCGTCGCCCCGGAGCTGCTCGACGAGGCGGCCGCGGAGCGGCTCCGCCGCCAGTACCTCGACGCCCAGGAGCGAGGCTGCGACCCGATCCGTCTCGATCTCCGCTCGACGAGGGACCTGGACGTGCAGGGGCTGGCGCTCCTGGCCGCGATGCCCCGACACGCCGCGCAGCTCGGCCGCCCGAGGCTCCAACTGGCGGGGGTCTCCGACGAGATGGAAACGGTGCTGGGCGTGACGGGCCTGGGCGGCTCCTACGAGGCCCAGGCCGGCTCGGCGAGGGAGGGCGGGTGA
- a CDS encoding dipeptidase, which translates to MIPTRPLRRSALLLVLAALAPASVPAARADDGIPPVSERAKAVQASGLLWDGHNDLPWRLRSEGDMALTKFDLSKRLDSGQTDIPRLREGGVKAQFWSVYIPSEHANPAKTVVEQIDLVHRLVAKYPKDLELALTADDVERIVKGGKIASLIGMEGGIAIEDDLAMLRAFHGLGARYMTLTHNSTLSWADAANDRPKHGGLTPFGERVVREMNRLGMLVDISHVSVATMDDALRVSKAPVIASHSSAFALCPSPRNVPDEILLRVKQNGGVVMVNFYSNFIVADAAKKVKAAREAVLARYADEAAGKKALEAWYRTEGKTLARGTIKDVADHIDHIAKVAGIDHVGIGSDFDGITRWPVGLDDVSCYPRLTDELLRRGYSEDDVHKVLGLNILRVFREAGDVATRLQAEVAPEVDEIKPEPHDD; encoded by the coding sequence ATGATCCCGACCCGCCCCCTTCGTCGTTCCGCCCTCCTCCTCGTCCTCGCCGCCCTCGCCCCGGCCTCCGTCCCGGCCGCGAGGGCCGACGACGGCATCCCGCCCGTCTCCGAGCGGGCGAAGGCCGTCCAGGCCTCGGGCTTGCTGTGGGACGGGCACAACGACCTCCCCTGGCGGCTGCGGTCCGAGGGGGACATGGCGCTCACGAAGTTCGACCTCTCGAAGCGGCTGGACTCCGGGCAGACCGACATCCCGAGGCTCCGCGAGGGGGGCGTGAAGGCCCAGTTCTGGTCGGTCTACATCCCGAGCGAGCACGCCAACCCGGCGAAGACCGTCGTCGAGCAGATCGACCTGGTCCATCGCCTCGTCGCGAAGTACCCGAAGGACCTGGAGCTGGCCCTCACCGCCGACGACGTCGAGCGGATCGTCAAGGGAGGGAAGATCGCCAGCCTCATCGGCATGGAAGGCGGCATCGCCATCGAGGACGACCTGGCCATGCTCCGCGCCTTCCACGGGCTGGGCGCCCGGTACATGACCCTCACCCACAACTCGACGCTGAGCTGGGCCGACGCCGCCAACGACAGGCCGAAGCACGGCGGCCTCACCCCCTTCGGCGAGCGCGTGGTGCGGGAGATGAACCGGCTGGGGATGCTCGTGGACATCTCCCACGTCTCCGTCGCCACCATGGACGACGCCCTGCGCGTCTCGAAGGCCCCGGTGATCGCCAGCCATTCGAGCGCCTTCGCGCTCTGCCCGTCGCCGCGGAACGTGCCCGACGAGATCCTCCTCCGCGTCAAGCAGAACGGCGGCGTGGTGATGGTCAACTTCTACTCCAACTTCATCGTCGCCGACGCCGCGAAGAAGGTGAAGGCCGCCCGCGAGGCGGTCCTCGCCCGGTACGCCGACGAGGCCGCCGGCAAGAAGGCCCTGGAGGCATGGTACCGGACCGAGGGCAAGACCCTCGCCCGCGGCACGATCAAGGACGTGGCCGACCACATCGACCACATCGCCAAGGTCGCCGGCATCGACCACGTCGGCATCGGCTCCGACTTCGACGGCATCACCCGATGGCCCGTCGGCCTCGACGACGTCTCCTGCTACCCGAGGCTCACCGACGAGCTCCTCCGCCGGGGCTACTCCGAGGACGACGTCCACAAGGTCCTGGGACTCAACATCCTCCGGGTCTTCCGCGAGGCGGGCGACGTCGCGACGAGACTCCAGGCCGAAGTGGCGCCGGAGGTCGACGAGATCAAGCCGGAGCCGCACGACGACTGA
- a CDS encoding VMAP-C domain-containing protein: MPRGIEFARARDAIASAFSPTQFDRFLLETFDYRRVHHVQDGPFLDVVTGVLEAFAREGRDLSLLSEVAAARPDRQDIQAIHRRYEESLRLELPGPSPATGADRFLRFLAEALPDRADVERVLATIGSRLPGGWPWQAGHREGLARLIADADRERWIRLLLFGTHYDRRGRPGLMDLGEGALTRWEREGIRLAERLDELGVDAAAAADCYDRALTALSYRACRPPGAKPTLLLVAHAVVAAQEACSSDRPGPGDDRPLQRFLRHLAARGEAIASGLEELHETLAARCGWDGGLREDAGRDGDRYSVVVELKDGAAWSPGTPYWSRRAWLYRHGAGTWARLDDELEDRTETAATMPGYLSAICDRVARLTGHDVSQELIPFEIFLPRSRLGHGIDEWQVSVMGEFLVELGYQTPVVVRSLESGEARKAKLAARWKGLRDARSWHAERHLAFKERGGDPTAHLKEFLARRDLQCVVLKQPLPPDADPAREFPCVLAAIAAGVPAILWARDPSVVPRLSEEVSRWAEGPPRRLPELVHQLRQAADEGGDPRCRITLFFENGDYALPPEHQASEAR, translated from the coding sequence ATGCCGAGAGGGATCGAGTTCGCCAGGGCGCGCGACGCCATCGCGTCGGCCTTCTCGCCGACGCAATTCGACCGGTTCCTCCTGGAGACGTTCGATTACCGGCGCGTCCACCATGTCCAGGACGGCCCCTTCCTCGATGTCGTGACCGGCGTCCTCGAGGCGTTCGCGCGCGAGGGGCGGGACCTGAGCCTCCTGTCCGAGGTCGCGGCCGCCCGCCCCGACCGGCAGGACATCCAGGCGATCCATCGCCGGTACGAGGAGTCGCTCCGGCTTGAGCTCCCCGGGCCGTCGCCCGCCACCGGGGCCGATCGGTTCCTGCGATTCCTGGCGGAAGCCTTGCCGGACCGGGCGGACGTGGAGCGGGTCCTGGCGACGATCGGATCCCGGCTGCCCGGGGGATGGCCCTGGCAGGCGGGCCATCGAGAGGGCCTCGCCCGGCTGATCGCGGACGCGGACCGGGAACGGTGGATCCGCCTGCTCCTCTTCGGCACGCACTACGACCGCCGGGGCCGGCCCGGGCTCATGGACCTCGGCGAGGGCGCGTTGACACGCTGGGAGCGGGAGGGGATTCGGCTGGCCGAGAGGCTGGACGAGCTCGGCGTGGATGCGGCGGCCGCGGCGGACTGCTACGACCGCGCCCTGACGGCGCTCTCGTACCGGGCGTGCCGGCCTCCGGGCGCGAAGCCGACCCTGCTGCTCGTCGCCCATGCCGTCGTCGCGGCCCAGGAGGCCTGCTCGTCCGACCGGCCGGGACCGGGCGACGATCGGCCCCTCCAGCGATTCCTCCGGCACCTCGCCGCACGCGGCGAGGCGATCGCGTCGGGCCTCGAGGAGCTTCACGAAACCCTGGCCGCCCGCTGCGGCTGGGACGGGGGCCTTCGCGAAGACGCGGGCCGGGACGGCGATCGTTATTCGGTCGTGGTCGAGCTGAAGGACGGCGCGGCGTGGTCGCCCGGCACGCCCTACTGGAGCCGGCGCGCCTGGCTCTATCGCCACGGGGCCGGCACCTGGGCGCGGCTGGATGACGAGCTGGAGGACCGCACCGAGACGGCCGCGACGATGCCCGGATACCTGAGCGCGATCTGCGACCGCGTCGCCCGCCTCACCGGCCATGACGTGAGCCAGGAGCTGATCCCGTTCGAGATCTTCCTGCCGCGCAGTCGCCTCGGGCATGGCATCGACGAGTGGCAGGTCAGCGTGATGGGGGAGTTCCTGGTGGAGCTGGGATACCAGACACCGGTCGTGGTCCGGTCCCTCGAATCCGGGGAGGCCCGGAAGGCGAAGCTGGCGGCCCGCTGGAAGGGGCTCCGCGACGCGAGGTCGTGGCACGCCGAACGGCACCTGGCCTTCAAGGAGCGGGGCGGAGATCCGACCGCCCACCTCAAGGAGTTCCTGGCGCGTCGGGACCTCCAGTGCGTGGTCCTGAAGCAGCCCTTGCCGCCCGACGCGGACCCCGCCCGGGAGTTCCCGTGCGTGCTCGCCGCGATCGCGGCGGGCGTCCCGGCGATCCTCTGGGCCCGCGACCCGTCCGTCGTGCCGAGGCTCTCGGAGGAGGTCAGCCGGTGGGCCGAGGGGCCGCCCAGGCGGCTCCCCGAGCTGGTCCATCAGCTCCGACAGGCGGCCGACGAAGGCGGCGATCCCCGCTGCCGGATCACCCTCTTCTTCGAGAACGGCGATTACGCATTGCCCCCGGAACACCAGGCCTCGGAGGCGCGCTGA
- a CDS encoding AAA family ATPase, whose product MNDWHIFHGTPREPHAEGHRLRDLAPPWRRFGGAAETRGRTYLPSPEEVALVNAALYLRRPILVTGPPGSGKSSLAYAIAEELALGEVLKWPINSRSTLADGLYHYDAVARLRDAQLAPAASAAPRATDDISPYLRLQWLGTALASGSPRVVLIDEIDKADIDLPNDLLHILEEGSFVIPELQRLAEAHPEVPVRTCEAGRDESIVIPAGVVRCLSFPIIVLTSNGERDLPLAFHRRCLRLDIQPPDGDRLLRIVESHLGESLQLDAAARERIGRLIDEFLNLRNRGKVMATDQLMNLVYLLFRGEMRDGSDEARGIRDLLFRGLDE is encoded by the coding sequence ATGAACGACTGGCACATCTTCCACGGCACCCCCCGCGAGCCGCACGCGGAGGGCCATCGCCTCCGGGACCTGGCGCCCCCCTGGCGGAGGTTCGGCGGGGCCGCCGAGACGCGCGGGCGCACCTACCTCCCCTCCCCGGAGGAGGTCGCCCTGGTCAACGCGGCCCTGTACCTCCGGCGGCCGATCCTGGTCACCGGCCCGCCCGGCTCCGGCAAGTCGTCGCTCGCCTACGCGATCGCGGAGGAGCTGGCGCTGGGCGAGGTCCTGAAGTGGCCGATCAACTCGAGGTCCACCCTGGCCGACGGCCTCTACCACTACGACGCCGTGGCACGGCTCCGCGACGCGCAGCTGGCGCCGGCGGCCTCGGCGGCGCCGCGGGCGACGGACGACATCAGCCCGTACCTCCGGCTCCAGTGGCTGGGGACCGCCCTCGCCTCGGGGTCGCCCCGCGTCGTCCTGATCGACGAGATCGACAAGGCGGACATCGACCTGCCCAACGACCTGCTGCACATCCTGGAGGAGGGCTCCTTCGTCATCCCGGAGCTCCAGCGCCTCGCCGAGGCCCATCCCGAGGTCCCCGTGCGGACCTGCGAGGCCGGGCGGGACGAGTCGATCGTCATCCCCGCGGGCGTCGTCCGGTGCCTGTCGTTCCCGATCATCGTCCTGACGAGCAACGGCGAGCGCGACCTGCCCCTGGCCTTCCACCGCCGCTGCCTGCGGCTCGATATCCAGCCCCCGGACGGCGACCGCCTCCTCCGCATCGTCGAGTCCCACCTCGGCGAGAGCCTGCAACTGGACGCGGCGGCTCGCGAGCGGATCGGCCGGCTCATCGACGAATTCCTGAACCTCAGGAACCGGGGCAAGGTGATGGCGACCGACCAGCTCATGAACCTGGTGTATCTCCTCTTCCGGGGGGAGATGCGGGACGGCTCGGACGAGGCCCGCGGGATCCGGGACCTGCTCTTCCGGGGCCTGGACGAATGA